The following are encoded in a window of Mycobacterium sp. ELW1 genomic DNA:
- the ipdF gene encoding (5R,7aS)-5-hydroxy-7a-methyl-1-oxo-2,3,5,6,7,7a-hexahydro-1H-indene-carboxyl-CoA reductase: MSDVPKEIEGHGLLTGKVVVVTAAAGTGIGSSTARRALLEGADVVVSDHHERRLGETRDQLAELGLGRVEAVVCDVTSTAQVDALIASTTARLGRLDVLVNNAGLGGTTPVIDVTDEEWDRVLNVTLTSTMRATRAALRYFRDAGHGGVIVNNASVLGWRAQHSQSHYAAAKAGVMALTRCSAIEAVEYGVRINAVSPSIARHKFLEKTSSSDLLDRLSEGEAFGRAAEPWEVAATIAFLASDYSSYLTGEVISVSSQRA, from the coding sequence CTGTCGGACGTGCCCAAGGAAATCGAGGGCCACGGCCTGCTGACCGGCAAGGTCGTCGTCGTGACCGCGGCGGCGGGTACCGGTATCGGATCGTCGACGGCTCGGCGCGCGCTGCTCGAAGGTGCCGACGTCGTCGTCTCCGATCACCACGAACGCCGGCTCGGCGAAACCCGGGACCAGTTGGCCGAATTGGGACTGGGCCGGGTCGAAGCGGTGGTGTGCGACGTCACGTCGACGGCTCAGGTCGACGCGCTGATCGCCTCCACCACCGCGCGGCTGGGCCGCCTTGACGTGCTGGTGAACAACGCCGGCCTCGGTGGCACCACCCCTGTCATCGACGTGACGGACGAGGAATGGGACCGGGTTCTCAACGTGACGTTGACCTCGACGATGCGGGCGACCCGCGCGGCGCTGCGGTACTTCCGCGACGCCGGCCATGGCGGCGTGATCGTCAACAACGCCAGCGTCCTCGGGTGGCGGGCGCAGCACTCGCAGTCGCACTACGCGGCCGCCAAGGCCGGTGTGATGGCGCTGACCCGCTGCAGCGCAATCGAAGCCGTCGAGTACGGGGTGCGCATCAACGCCGTCTCGCCGAGCATCGCGCGGCACAAGTTCCTGGAGAAGACCAGCTCCTCCGACCTGCTCGACCGGCTCTCGGAGGGCGAAGCCTTCGGCCGCGCCGCCGAGCCGTGGGAGGTCGCGGCCACCATCGCATTCCTGGCCAGTGACTACTCGAGTTACCTGACCGGCGAAGTCATTTCGGTATCGAGCCAACGCGCGTGA
- a CDS encoding acyl-CoA dehydrogenase family protein — MKFALDEQQRDFAASIDAALGAADVPGAVRAWAQGDTAPARKVWSALTDLGVTALAVAEKYDGIEAHPVDLVVALERLGRWNVPGPVTESIAVAPVLLAGHDDWGDRSAALAAGELIATVALPPSVPRAVNADFAGLTLLAQDGRVGDATVGDGHESVDPSRTLFDVTAADTRDADVALAFEYGALATAAQLVGAAQAMLDMSVEYAKQRSQFGRIIGSYQAIKHKLADVHIAVELARPLIYGAALSLADGSPDTARDVSAAKAAASDAALLAARSSLQTHGAIGFTSEHDLSLWLLRVQALHSAWGDPTSHRRRVLEALT, encoded by the coding sequence ATGAAATTCGCACTCGACGAACAGCAGCGGGACTTCGCCGCCAGTATCGACGCCGCACTGGGCGCCGCCGATGTCCCCGGCGCGGTCCGGGCGTGGGCACAGGGCGACACCGCACCCGCACGCAAGGTGTGGTCGGCGCTGACCGACCTCGGTGTGACCGCCCTGGCCGTTGCCGAGAAGTACGACGGCATCGAAGCGCATCCCGTCGACCTGGTGGTCGCTCTGGAGCGGCTCGGCCGCTGGAACGTCCCCGGGCCGGTCACGGAATCCATTGCGGTGGCCCCGGTTCTGCTGGCCGGCCACGATGATTGGGGCGACCGGTCGGCCGCGCTCGCGGCCGGCGAACTGATCGCCACGGTGGCCTTGCCGCCGTCGGTGCCCCGCGCGGTCAACGCCGATTTCGCCGGACTGACCCTGCTGGCGCAGGACGGCCGGGTCGGTGACGCCACCGTCGGCGACGGGCACGAGTCCGTCGACCCCAGCCGCACCCTCTTCGACGTCACCGCCGCGGACACCCGCGACGCCGACGTGGCACTGGCATTTGAGTACGGCGCGCTGGCGACCGCCGCGCAACTGGTCGGCGCCGCGCAGGCGATGCTGGACATGTCGGTCGAATACGCCAAGCAGCGCAGCCAGTTCGGCCGGATCATCGGCAGCTACCAGGCGATCAAGCACAAGCTCGCCGATGTCCACATCGCAGTGGAGTTGGCCCGGCCCCTGATCTACGGCGCGGCCTTGTCGCTGGCCGACGGATCCCCCGACACCGCACGCGATGTCAGCGCCGCCAAGGCGGCCGCCTCGGACGCCGCGCTGCTGGCGGCGCGGTCCTCGCTGCAGACTCACGGCGCCATCGGCTTCACGTCTGAGCACGACCTGTCGCTGTGGCTGCTGCGGGTGCAGGCGCTGCACTCGGCGTGGGGGGATCCGACCAGCCATCGTCGTCGAGTGCTGGAGGCGCTGACATGA
- the kstR2 gene encoding TetR family transcriptional regulator KstR2, with protein sequence MTEQPVSRRDELLVLAATMFAERGLRATTVRDIADSAGILSGSLYHHFKSKEQMVEEVLRDFLDWLFDRYQQIITTEPNPLERLKGLFMTSFEAIEDRHAQVVIYQDEAKRLTSLPQFDFVEARNKEQRKMWLDLLNSGVEQGYFRPDIDVDVVYRFIRDTTWVSVRWYQPGGPLTAEEVGRQYLSIVLGGIAAAK encoded by the coding sequence GTGACTGAGCAGCCGGTCAGCCGTCGCGACGAGCTTCTGGTGCTCGCCGCGACGATGTTCGCCGAGCGTGGTCTGCGTGCGACCACCGTGCGCGACATCGCCGACTCGGCGGGCATCCTGTCCGGCAGCCTCTATCACCACTTCAAGAGCAAGGAGCAGATGGTCGAGGAGGTCCTGCGCGACTTCCTGGACTGGCTGTTCGACCGCTACCAGCAGATCATCACCACCGAGCCCAATCCGCTGGAACGGCTCAAGGGTCTGTTCATGACGTCCTTCGAGGCGATCGAGGACCGGCACGCGCAGGTGGTCATCTACCAGGACGAGGCCAAACGGCTGACGTCCCTGCCGCAGTTCGATTTCGTCGAGGCTCGCAACAAAGAGCAGCGCAAGATGTGGCTCGATCTGCTCAACTCCGGCGTCGAACAGGGCTACTTCCGGCCCGACATCGACGTCGACGTGGTCTACCGGTTCATCCGGGACACCACGTGGGTTTCCGTGCGTTGGTATCAGCCGGGTGGCCCGCTGACGGCCGAAGAAGTTGGCCGCCAATACCTTTCCATCGTCCTCGGCGGAATAGCCGCCGCAAAGTAA
- the ipdE1 gene encoding acyl-CoA dehydrogenase IpdE1 — protein MITVEEFRAEVREWLADNLVGEYAALKGLGGPGREHEAYEERLAWNRHLAAAGLTCLGWPVEHGGRGLSVAHRVAFYEEYAKADAPDKVNHLGEELLGPTLIAFGTPEQQKRFLPKILDVTELWSQGYSEPGAGSDLANVAATAVLDGDEWIINGQKVWTSLAHWAQWCFVVVRTEKGSKRHAGLSFLLVPLDQPGVEIRPIIQLTGDSEFNEVFFTDARAAADLVVGEPGDGWRVAMGLLTFERGVSTLGQQIRYARELSGVAELAKSNGAIDDPLIRERLTRAWAGLQTMRSYALATMDVEQSAATAAGKDSVSKLLWANWHRDLGELAMDIKGRSGLLLDGGEFDEWQRLFLFSRADTIYGGSNEIQRNIIAERVLGLPREVKG, from the coding sequence GTGATCACGGTCGAGGAGTTCCGGGCGGAGGTCCGCGAGTGGCTGGCCGACAATCTCGTCGGCGAATACGCCGCGCTCAAGGGCCTTGGCGGCCCGGGACGCGAGCACGAGGCCTACGAAGAACGGCTGGCCTGGAATCGGCATCTGGCTGCGGCAGGCCTGACCTGCCTGGGCTGGCCGGTCGAGCACGGCGGTCGCGGCTTGTCGGTGGCCCATCGGGTGGCGTTCTACGAGGAGTACGCGAAGGCCGACGCCCCGGACAAGGTCAACCACCTCGGTGAGGAACTGCTCGGGCCGACGCTGATCGCCTTCGGTACGCCCGAACAGCAGAAGCGTTTCCTGCCCAAGATTCTCGACGTCACCGAACTGTGGTCGCAGGGCTACTCCGAACCGGGCGCGGGCAGCGACCTGGCCAACGTGGCCGCCACTGCCGTCTTGGACGGGGATGAGTGGATCATCAACGGCCAGAAGGTGTGGACGTCGCTGGCGCACTGGGCGCAGTGGTGCTTCGTGGTCGTTCGCACGGAGAAGGGTTCCAAGCGGCACGCCGGCCTGTCCTTCCTGCTGGTGCCGCTGGATCAGCCGGGCGTGGAGATCCGCCCGATCATTCAGCTGACCGGCGACTCGGAGTTCAACGAGGTCTTCTTCACCGATGCCCGCGCCGCCGCGGACCTGGTGGTGGGCGAGCCGGGCGACGGCTGGCGGGTGGCGATGGGGTTGCTGACGTTCGAGCGCGGCGTGTCCACTCTCGGTCAGCAGATCCGTTATGCCCGTGAGCTTTCCGGTGTCGCCGAGCTGGCCAAGTCCAACGGTGCGATCGACGATCCGCTGATCCGCGAGCGGCTCACCCGGGCCTGGGCGGGGCTGCAGACCATGCGGTCCTACGCGCTGGCCACGATGGACGTGGAGCAGAGCGCGGCCACAGCCGCCGGCAAGGACTCAGTCTCGAAGCTGTTGTGGGCGAACTGGCATCGCGATCTCGGTGAGCTGGCGATGGACATCAAGGGCCGCTCCGGCCTGCTGCTGGACGGCGGCGAGTTCGACGAGTGGCAGCGGCTGTTCCTGTTCTCCAGGGCTGACACAATCTACGGCGGGTCCAACGAGATCCAGCGCAACATCATCGCCGAGCGGGTGCTCGGCCTTCCTCGAGAGGTGAAGGGCTAG
- a CDS encoding acyl-CoA dehydrogenase family protein — translation MDLRYDDATEEFRTEVRDFLAANKDSFPTKSYDTAEGFEQHRRWDRILFDAGLSVITWPEKYGGRDASLLQWVVYEEEYFRAGAPGRASANGTSMLAPTLFAHGTEEQLDRVLPKMASGEEIWAQAWSEPESGSDLASLRSTATQTDGGWLLNGQKIWSSRAVFGDRAFGLFRSDPSAERHRGLTYFMFDLKAEGVTVRPIAQLGGDTGFGEVFLDNVFVPDADVIGGVHDGWRAAMSTTSNERGMSLRSPARFLAPAERLVSQWHDRGADPAFADRVADAWIKAQAYRLHTFGTVTRIAGGGELGAESSVTKVFWSDLDVALHQTALELRGADAELTDSWTEGLLFALGGPIYAGTNEIQRNIIAERLLGLPRESSANAGAKK, via the coding sequence ATGGATCTGCGCTACGACGACGCGACCGAAGAGTTCCGCACCGAAGTGCGGGACTTCCTGGCGGCCAATAAAGACTCGTTCCCGACGAAGTCCTACGACACGGCCGAGGGGTTCGAACAGCACCGCCGCTGGGATCGAATCCTGTTCGACGCCGGTCTGTCGGTGATCACCTGGCCGGAAAAGTACGGCGGGCGTGACGCATCGCTGTTGCAGTGGGTGGTCTACGAGGAGGAGTACTTCCGGGCCGGAGCGCCGGGACGCGCCAGCGCCAACGGCACCTCCATGTTGGCACCGACGCTCTTCGCACACGGCACCGAGGAGCAGCTGGACCGCGTCCTGCCGAAAATGGCCAGCGGCGAAGAGATCTGGGCGCAGGCCTGGTCGGAGCCCGAGTCGGGCAGCGACCTTGCCTCGCTACGATCCACGGCCACCCAGACCGACGGTGGCTGGTTGCTCAACGGCCAGAAGATCTGGAGCAGCCGGGCGGTGTTCGGCGACCGCGCATTCGGATTGTTCCGTTCTGACCCGAGCGCCGAGCGCCACCGCGGTCTGACGTACTTCATGTTCGACCTCAAGGCTGAGGGTGTGACGGTGCGCCCGATCGCGCAGCTGGGCGGTGATACCGGCTTCGGAGAAGTGTTCTTGGACAACGTATTCGTGCCCGACGCCGATGTCATCGGCGGGGTGCACGACGGCTGGCGCGCCGCGATGAGCACCACGAGCAACGAGCGTGGCATGTCCCTGCGCAGCCCCGCGCGGTTCCTCGCGCCGGCCGAACGGCTGGTGTCGCAGTGGCACGATCGCGGTGCCGATCCGGCGTTCGCCGACCGGGTTGCCGACGCCTGGATCAAGGCGCAGGCCTACCGCCTGCACACGTTCGGTACCGTCACCCGGATCGCCGGCGGCGGCGAACTGGGTGCCGAGTCGTCGGTGACCAAGGTGTTCTGGTCGGACCTGGACGTCGCGCTGCACCAGACGGCGTTGGAGCTCCGCGGCGCCGACGCCGAGCTGACGGACTCCTGGACCGAGGGCCTGCTGTTCGCGTTGGGCGGTCCGATTTACGCCGGGACCAACGAGATTCAGCGCAACATCATCGCCGAGCGCCTGCTCGGGCTGCCCCGGGAAAGCTCAGCGAACGCAGGAGCGAAGAAATGA
- the fadD3 gene encoding 3-((3aS,4S,7aS)-7a-methyl-1,5-dioxo-octahydro-1H-inden-4-yl)propanoate--CoA ligase FadD3, which translates to MTSAPRTTPAVLDRMALDFANHDALITDDRSFTFAELREEVRRAAAAIIGLGVQPGDKIAIWSPNTWHWVIACLATQYAGAVMVPLNTRYTADEASDILARTHAPLLFGMGRFLGADRVGDLDRAALPDLRHIVRIPIDEADGSWDEFLAGPQAPLSEVDARAAAVRPDDPSDVLFTSGTTGRSKGVLCAHRQSLAAPAAWAECGQLTSADRYLCINPFFHNFGYKAGILACLQTGATLIPQLTFDPEQAMRVIADKRITVVPGPPTIFQTLLDHPNRTQYDLSSLRFAVTGAATVPVVLIERMQAELDFDIVLTAYGLTEANGFGTMCRADDDAVTVATTCGRPIADFELRIDSPDSETGAGEVLLRGPNVMLGYLDDPAATAAAIDSDGWLHTGDVGTVDAAGNLRITDRLKDMYICGGFNVYPAEIEQVLARLEGVADAAVIGVPDERLGEVGRAFIVRRPDSDLDEQTVIDYTRKHLANFKTPRSVVFVAELPRNPGGKVVKPTLREMV; encoded by the coding sequence ATGACGAGCGCCCCGCGCACCACACCCGCGGTGCTGGACCGGATGGCACTCGATTTCGCCAACCACGATGCACTGATCACCGACGACCGCTCGTTCACCTTCGCCGAATTGCGTGAGGAGGTTCGCCGGGCGGCCGCCGCGATCATCGGGCTGGGCGTGCAGCCCGGCGACAAGATCGCGATCTGGTCGCCGAACACCTGGCACTGGGTGATCGCCTGCCTGGCCACCCAGTACGCCGGTGCGGTGATGGTGCCGCTGAACACGCGTTATACCGCCGACGAGGCCTCCGACATTCTGGCCAGGACGCACGCGCCGCTGCTGTTCGGCATGGGCCGGTTCCTGGGCGCCGACCGGGTCGGCGATCTCGACCGGGCCGCACTGCCCGATCTCCGGCATATCGTGCGCATCCCGATCGACGAGGCCGACGGTTCGTGGGACGAGTTCCTGGCCGGCCCGCAGGCACCGCTGTCCGAGGTCGACGCGCGCGCCGCCGCGGTGCGCCCCGATGATCCGTCCGACGTGCTGTTCACCTCGGGCACCACCGGCCGCAGCAAAGGTGTGCTCTGCGCGCACCGGCAATCGCTCGCAGCCCCGGCGGCATGGGCGGAGTGCGGCCAGCTCACCAGCGCCGACCGCTACCTGTGCATCAACCCGTTCTTCCACAACTTCGGCTACAAGGCCGGCATCCTGGCCTGCCTGCAGACCGGGGCCACCCTGATCCCTCAGCTCACGTTCGACCCCGAGCAGGCCATGCGGGTGATCGCCGACAAACGCATCACCGTGGTGCCCGGGCCGCCGACGATCTTCCAGACACTGCTGGATCACCCGAATCGCACGCAGTACGACCTGAGCTCGCTGCGGTTCGCGGTGACCGGCGCGGCGACCGTGCCGGTCGTGCTCATCGAGCGCATGCAGGCCGAGCTCGACTTCGACATCGTGCTCACCGCATACGGGCTGACCGAGGCCAACGGTTTCGGCACCATGTGCCGTGCCGATGACGACGCCGTCACAGTCGCGACCACGTGCGGACGGCCGATCGCGGATTTCGAACTGCGTATCGACTCGCCGGATTCCGAGACCGGAGCCGGTGAGGTGCTGCTGCGCGGACCCAACGTGATGCTCGGCTACCTCGACGACCCGGCGGCGACGGCGGCCGCGATCGACAGTGATGGCTGGCTGCACACGGGCGATGTCGGCACCGTCGATGCGGCAGGGAATCTGCGCATCACCGACCGACTCAAGGACATGTACATCTGCGGCGGTTTCAACGTCTACCCCGCCGAGATCGAGCAGGTTCTGGCCCGGCTCGAGGGAGTCGCCGATGCCGCCGTGATCGGCGTGCCCGACGAACGTCTCGGTGAGGTCGGGCGGGCGTTCATCGTGCGCAGGCCCGACAGCGATCTCGACGAGCAGACCGTGATCGACTACACCCGTAAGCACCTGGCCAATTTCAAGACCCCGCGCTCGGTGGTCTTCGTGGCGGAACTGCCACGAAACCCCGGCGGAAAAGTGGTTAAACCCACACTGCGAGAGATGGTTTGA